The nucleotide window AAGGAACCACGCAGCTGCTCCACGTGCTGGTTCAGGGTCAGCAGCTGGTCGCGCAGCGGGCCTAGGACAGCCACGATGTCGCCCAGGTGCCCCAGGGTCTGCAGCAGGGCGGCGTTCAGTGATGGCGCGGCCTGGGGGGGCGCGCGTTCCTCGGGGCGGCCGGGTGGCGAGTCTGCATCTTCCTGGGTGGCGTGGGGAGCTGGCGGCGGCGGGGAGGCGGGGGCACGGACAGGCACGTGGTCTTGGGGGCTGCCGGGCCCAGGGATGAAGTTGGGGAGGGCGGTcggggtgggggctggcgggGAGCAGGGGGCGCGGGAGGCGTCGGTAGACTTTGACGGAGATGGGCTAAACCTCAGCGTCCAAGCTGGGTCCGCGTTGGGGTCGCGGGCGGCAGGCAGCGGCGGGGCGCCTGAAAACGCAGAGCGGGTGGTCGGGCGGGGGACCCGGGTGGTGGGCCGCCCCTccgcccagccccctcccccgccctccagTCCCCTCCTTCCCCGCCTACCTGACTCGCCCAGGGTGGCCGCGGGCGCCCTGGAGGCCGGGCGGCGGCCGCGCTGGGGGCGCCCGGGGCGGCGGGGCCGCTTGCGCCCAGTGTCGCCCAGGAGGCCCATGAGCTCCCGGATCTGCGCGTCGAAGGGCCCGGGCGGCTGGCCCTGCGCCTCGCGGAGCTTGTCCTTGAGGAACTTGTAGCGGCGGCGGCACTGCGCGGGCGTGCGCCGGACCTGCTGGCGGGCCAGCGCGGCGGACACGCGGCGGTAGGTGGGCAGCGACTGGCGGCGGTCCAGCAGCAGCGAGCGCCACACGGCCGGCTGCAGCAGCGTGTCCAGCAGCAGCTCCGTCTCCCAAGCGCTCCAGGGAGTGCGCTGCGCCGAGCCTGGGGACACGGGCGACGCGGGCTCTTCCAGGGCGTCTGGCGAGGCGGGCCGCCCGGGCGGGGTCCTCGGGGCCTCCCCGGCCGGCTGCAGCTCGGGGTCGGGGCTGGCCGGCGAcggcggcgcggggggcgcgAGCGGGGGCGGCCGCCGGGGCCGGAGCAGCAtcccggggccgggccgggcgcgctGGGGTCGGGCCGCCGCCGGAGAAGCTAGGCGGGCGCAGTCAGGGCCGCCCACATGCGCTCTGAGGACCCTGCGCCGCAGGCCGCCGTCGGAGCCGGGTCTACACGGCCCTCCCACCTCCCGGTCcgccccctccgccccgccccctccgccccGCCAAGTCCGGCCCGGTCTCCTCCCGTCTCGGGTTCCTAGTGCCTCCTTTGGCCTCCTGGGCCGTGAGGATGTCGAGCAAAGCTCTGCCCTCGCGTGATGGGAAGACTCAGAGCAACCGCGGTTGTTTTTTCAAACCCGCTTAGCGGAGGTGCGTGATACGGCCGCGTCACGGGGGCGCGTAGGGTTTGATTCGTTTTTACGCATGTGCTGTGCCCTGTAGTCGCCGCCCACGTCGTGTCTGGAACGCAGCCAGCTCCAGGGGCCCCCGCCCTCCTCTCGGTCTTCCGCGTCGGAGCGCGTCCCCCCCGCCCCGACGTGACGCGTGCGCGTGCTGGCTCCGTGTCCCCCGCCCCGACGTGACGCGTGCGCGTGCTGGCTCCGTGTCCCCCGCCCCGACGTGACGCGTGCGCGTACTGGCTCCGTGTCCCCCTCCCCCGACGTGACGTGCGCGTGCTGGCTCCGCAGCCCTCAGCTCCCTCCCAGCCTGCTGGGGTTTTAGGAGCAGGCAGTGTGGGTGCTGATCCGGTCACAGACTGGGACCGGTCAGGCTTAGTGTCACGACTCACACACTCTACCGGAAGGAACTTCGTTATTCCCGTTAAGTGTCTCTACAGCCAACattataagtaatataaaaaGTTGAACATTTTCCCCTTGGATTAGGTTAGACAAGGGCATCCAACATCACTTCTATCCGAGATTATTCTAAAAGTcttagccagtgcaataagacaagaaaaagagtaAGATGTGTAAGATTGGAAAGGAATAAGTAAAACAGTCATTATCTGAAGATGATATGACAGTGTACATGGAACCTGCAAAATAATCTAAAAGCGCAGTATTTGAATTAAGTGAATTTCACAAGGCCATTGCATGCAATAATACGTAAAAATCACTTTTAGTGTTTCTGTGTACTGGCTACAGTAATTTGCAAACCCTTTTACTTAGGAATGATTTTAGACTTGGTTCCTGTGCTCCCCTCAATAGGAGCATCTTAGGTAACCGTGCATGTTCGTCAGAATCGGGACGGCAGATTGGTGCAGAGCTCTCGACCAGGTTTTGCCAGCTTTTCCACAAACGCCCCTGTTCTGCCCCGGATCCCGTCCAGGGCGCCATGCTGCATTCCCTCGTCCTGTCTCCTTGGTCTCCTCCTGTCTGTGGCACTGCTGAGGAGGACTGGCCCGGTGTCCTCTCCAGGGCCCCTTGGTTTGGGTTTGCCTTGCGTCTTCCCGTGGCCAGACTGGGGTCGTGGGTTTTGGGAAGGAGGTGAGGTGCCCCTCTTGTCCCGTCCCCTCAGGGCAGCGGAGTCCTCGTGGCTCAGCACCGGTGATGCCACCCCCTTCACTTGGGTGGGAGGCGTCTGCAGCCTCCCTGCTGTCCAGGCCGTGTCCCCGTCCCTACCCTGGTCGCTGGAGCGGGTCCCCGGGTCCGTCTCCACtcccggggtggggggaggggcttaGGCTCCACCTGGGGGCGCGTGTTGCCGGGTTCTTCTGTGAGGAAGGTTTGTCTCTCCCCCACTTCTTTACCTGCTCAGTCACTTGTGTCCAGCCGTGTGCACTCGTGGGGACTGACGCTGCTCCTTGGGCTGTGACCTGAGGCCGGGGTCATCGCGTTGCTCACGTTGCTCCAGCTGAGGCCACGGGCGCCCAGGTCAGGCGCATCCCGTCGTTCTTCGAGCCCTTCTCTAGCGCTACGAGACTCAGGCTCCTCCGGCCTttccctgcccccgccctgcgATCACCGGTTCTCCAAGGAGCCTGGTTCTTTGTGTAGGAGACGGATGTTCGGAGACCAGGGTCTGGGCACGGTGGCCTGTGCAGGCTTCCTACAGGGGCTCTTGCCACGAGGTGCGACAGTCCCCTGTGCCTTGTCCAGTGTTGAGCTGCCGCTCGCCCCTCGGTCACGCACCTGCAGGGGCTCAGGTGACCCCTGGTTCACCTCCTGGGCTGGGCACGGCTGTATCTGCACGCGTCTGGGCTCTTTCCCCTGGGGTACGAGCGGGGCCCTTTCGGATCTCCACAGGACTGTTTTGGGATTTGACACGCTGACTGTAAAGTTTTCATGGGCAAACGAACTTCAAGCGGCAGCCAGGAAAGTTCTGAGAGGGCAGCATAACAGGAGGGAGGCGTTAGCAGGCAGTAAACGCCTCGTAAAGCCCTGGCAGGTAGAGAGGCTCCCAGCGGGCCTGAGAGGCAGGTCAGTGGGCCTGGCAGAACCCGCACACAGACCGGCAGCTCTGGGAAGACGGTTTGCTCCCTGAGCAGTTTTTGTAACGGTGGTGGGGGCCTTGGTGAAAAAATGAAGCTGAATCCCCTTCTCGGTCCTTACGGCAAATAAATTCTGAGTGGGTCACAGACACACTGAATTCTGTCGACTGAGAGACTGTCAGTTGTACGACACGCCGTTATTTTCTATGtttctcagaaaggaaaaagtaaaccaCTGGCAAAATATAATTAAGAGACTGTCTTTGGTAAGGTGTATCTTGATTCCAGAAATGTGGAAAATTTGCATcggaaaatagataaaatatagtaaatataagaagaagaaaaagaaacagaaaaagtcccaaaagaattaaaagaaatatcttgGCATAGAGAAAGCCCTTCTTAGCACACACAACATACGCGCACGCACAGGCACACGCACACTCACGTACACACACTTGTgtacacgcacactcacacacacacacacacacacgcaacatCCAGAGTCATAATAGAGAAGTTCAGTAAGTTCATCCCACAAATATTTGCATGTCTGTTATCCCAGGCTCCGTCCAGGTGGAGAGGCTGGGGAACAGGACAGAGCTGGGCTTCGCCCTCGAGCAGCTTGTAAGGCGGCCGGATCTCGGAAGACGTTCGCTCCCGGACGTCTGCAGCGTCTGTGGACACACAGCCGTGGCCTGACTTCCGAAGCTGCTTTTGCAGCCCTGGCCTGAAGTCCCGCTGATTCCAGCTTCTTATTTCAATACTCAGTTACTTAAAACACATTGTTTAATTCTCTCTAAATACAGAGTTAATTCAGGACAGACTTAGTGTGAGTTATAAGCTGCCCTTTTTCGAATTGATCACTTAGTGCTCAAGTACCGCATCTGGCAAAAATTTTTACAGGTTTTGGCTGAAACATCAGACCTTCTTCCCAGTGTCCGTCTGGTACCATCTGTGCAAGATCCAGGGGAGGTTTCGTGTGCGTCCTTCTCTGGGAGCCATTTTCATGAGCCCTGGTAGTGAAGTTCCTTGTAAAATTTCAGAAGTGCTTAGCGGAGATCAACAGAATTATTAATCTGTGTTTAATTAAAGCCTCAAGCTTTCCATTTGAAGTAGATTATTAACAGTTTTTGTGAGACAGTCAAAGCCCAGTTAATAAGGACTGAAATTTTATTGCCAAAACCATGTAAGTTTACTACATGAATTTGCCAAGGTGAGGAGTAGATACAGATTGCAATGCCATGTCCTTTtcttgaaattgttttaaatattcatgtaAATTCATTTGAACATGTCTGGTTAATTCTAGCCGTACAGTACATGGTGCTGAATTTCTGTactctatatatttttcttttagattgttGATTCTCtggttaaaaataatgaaaatttttatttcacatggtTTATTCTGTGAAGATAACGTGATCGTCTTGTAAATGTTTCCTCGTTGGTGACTGCACGTTTGCACTGTCTGAGCTGTGAGCTTTCGCGCGACCATTCAGACTCACCTGGTAACCCGGCCCCTCTGAAGACGCACCTGTGGGCCCCTTCGTGTCGCCCGCTGCAGCACGGGCCGTGCCGAGGGGCTGCAGTGTGGGTGGAGTGGGGGTTCCTGTGCATGTGCTGTGGCGTCTCGATCCTGCTGGGGAAGGGGGGAGGTGGGCGGGGGGAAGACCCTCTGGCCGTCCCTGGGTCTCTGAGGCTGTTCCCTGCAGTCCCGGGGACCCCCGTGCCTTGGTGCTGACATTTGTGCTGAGTCACCTGCGAAGTCATGGGGAGAGTGCGGCAGTTTGGTCACTGTCTCTTCGTTTGGGTTGTTTGCTTCTAAtaaattcttgtatttttctaagTACCAACATACTTGCACATTTTTCCAAAAATTCCAGTGCTCCAACAAAAAACCCAAGGGACCAGCCAAGCCATTTGCAGGCCGTGGTGACCGTGTTTGGGGGTActgagaggggctggggctgggacggCTGGAGTTGtcctgccacccaggctgggccGTGCGGGTGTGTGTGGAGGATGCTTTTCTGCCTGCTGCCGCCGTGGTGGTGCCATGCTGGTGAGGGGGCAGCCGGCACGGTGGTCCTGGCCAGTGGGGCAGAGGAATGAAAACGAGACGCCATCCTGCCCCGCCACCACCCATCcagccagggggtgggggcagccttCCTCCAGACCCCTCCTGGCTGCCGGTCAGGCCCAGCTGGGGCGGCGCGTGCCCGTCTGCCTGGCTCCCCGCGCCGCAGGCTCGGCCTCTGCCTGGCCCTGACGGCAGCCCCCAGGACGCGGCACGTGCCGGCTGGGGACGGaccagagagagatggggaggctGACGCCCCCGCTGCGCGGAGGAGAGGGCCGTTGGTGGGGACGGCTTCCAGTCCTCACGCCCGCCGGGTCTGCCGCCCTCTCTGGAGGCCGAGCTCCATCCTCCAGGGAGAGGCTGTCCGAGTCTGCAGGTGCTCCTGGGTCTGGCTCGGGCCTTGCCCCTGCTGTGGGGCCGGCGTCCCTACACGTCCTGCCCTGTCCTTCTCCTGCAGCTGAGGACGCCGCCAGGCTTGGAGGTGGCGGTGTGACGCTCTGGCGCTGCCCGGGCTTGGCTTCCGTGGTGATTAGCAGTGTGAGGGAGGGGAGAACCAGGAGGATGGAGCAAGTATTTATTTCACGGGGCCTCTAGTTTTAGACTTATTTCAGActtgaattttaagatttttaaccATCGTCTGAGACTGACAGTGAGCATGTCTGAATGGGATCACTTAACAGCCCTGCCTGTCACTCTGTGGCTCCTGGTTCTTGGAACTCCCACGTGGGCAGGAAGCTGCCCAGGGTGACCACGGGCACCCACCCTCTGCTCCTCAGCGTGGGCTGTGGCGTGGATGCCTGCCGGAGTCCCTGGGGCTGTCCCCACGCTGTGGACTGGCCGGCAGCTCCTGGAGTTGTGTGTTCACTGGACTGTCTGCTGGGAAGATCCCGGGGGCTGAGTctggggggttgggggcaggatTCTGTGGGACTCGCAGTGGATTGtgtttaagaagaagaaaagcaaaactcaCGGGTCCCAGAACTGGCCCCTAGGGGGAAAGTCATAGAAAGGGCCTTCCAGACCATCAAGgtcaaccttttattttttattcttagtcTCTGAGATTTCATTGAAAATTTCATTGTGTAGTAaggttgaaagaattttatagttaACGCTTGTATACCCAACACCGAGATTCTTCCTTCACATTCACTAGGCTTGTTTTGCACGTTTGCCCATCTGTTCATCCCTGACCGTTCCCATTTCTGATGTGTTTCAAAGTAAACTGCTGACATCAGTACACGCCCCCCAGCGCTTCAGTATAAACATCGTTAGCTGGAGATtagtatttttttagtttttccttttgatataaaatttacatacagtgaaatgtACAGATCTTAAGTGTATGTTTGCCGAGTTTTGACAAAAGTGTACACCTGTTTAGCCCAAACCACCATCAAAACATAGAACTCGCACGTCACCCCGGGAGGCCGCGAGAGGCTGTGTGGCTTTGCCTGTGGCCGCGGCTCTCTCCGAAAGGCTCAGTCTCGGCAGCTGTTTGTGAGTTGGGCCCGTGTTGTCCCCACCAGAAGTTTGCTCCTTCTTACGGCTGAGCGATGCTCCTCCGTGTGAGTAGAGCACGGCGCGTTGGCCGTTCTGCTGTGGAGCGATGCCGGGCTGCTCGCGTGCCTTCGCTGCTGTGAGCAAAGAAGCTGTGAACGTTCTTGTGCCCGGTGTGTTGTGGACACGTTTCATTTCTCTCTGACGGTTCCACCCAGGAGGGGCCTTGCCGTGTCACGGGCATGTGTACATTTAGTTTTATCGGAGACTCTAGaacttttccaaagtgattatgCTGTTTTCTGTCCCACTGACGACGTGTGACATTTGGTTGTTCCTTGTCCTTACCCGTGTTTGGTGCTTTTGGCTTTTTTCAAGTTTAGCCATTCCTGTGGCGGTGCAGGGACGGCCCGTCGTGGTTCCAGCTGGCGTCTCTCTGAGGATCTACGGCGCCAGCCTCTTTCCAGGTGCTCGCTGGCGGTGTGTGTGTTTGCGTTTTGCAGAGTGTCTGTTCATACCTTTTGCCCATGTTTTGtcaagttgtttttattattgagttacaGGTGTTCTGTGTGTATTTGGGATTCCAGCCCTCTGTGGGATGTGTGTTTTGTGAGTGTTTTCTCCCAGTCCTCGGCCTGCCGTTCCTCTTCTCAGTGGCTGTTTCCGTGGTTGGTTTTCAGTGGCGATCCTTGTGGTTCTTGCTTTCTGTGACCTGAGAGGTCTGTGCTCGTTGCCGGGCCATGAAGACCTTCTTCCCCTCGGTCTCCTTTAGAAGCTTCGTGATTTTACCTTCTACATTTACGGATTTGTGTCACAAATTGTTCTCCTGTGTGATGTGGGAGGGTGGCTGGGTGTTTCCCGTGTGGCCATCAGCTGTTTCACACATGTGTTGGCGTGCTGATTTGGTTTCCGCACTGGACTGCTTCGGCACTTGTGTTGAACACGGGAGTAAAGGTGTGTGTCTGCTCCTGAGCTCTCTGTTCTGCCTCCTGCAGTCACTGACTTTGTTGCAGGGCCACCTGGGCTGATCACCGTACCTGTGCGTTGAGTCCTGGAGTCTGTGTAGGTCCTGCAGCTTTGCGCTTTAGAGGTCGCTTTGGATGGTCTGGGCTTGTTGATCTCCCGTATGTTCTAGAGTGATTTGTCTACAGGAAGCCTGCCGAGACGATGGCCGGTGTCACCTGGCATCTGTAAGTCACCGTAGGGGGACGTGGTGTCTTCATGACACTGGGTCCTCTGATTGAGCAGACGACTCACCACTCGTTTGTTGAGGTTGTCTTCGATCTCTCTGCAGTTTCTAGTTTTCAGCGCAGAGGTTTATATGTCTTTTGTTAAGCATATGCCTgtatcatttatgtttttaatgttattattaatggcattttaaacctttaattttctagttgtttgctattagtatatagaaatgcaaataatttttatgtattaatcttgtatcctgtgacctttCTAAATTGTAGCTTTTGTGGAGTCCTTGGGATCATCTGTGTGGACAGTCGGGTGTTTACAGAGGGAGCTGTCGCGCATCTTCCTCTCCCACCGCGACGCCTTTGGGTTCTTTTCCTGCCCGTCGCACTGGTCAGGACCTGGGCACGCAGGAGGTGGTGGGCGTGGCCACGCTCTTTTTAGGGGGAAGTATTCAGAGTTCACCAGTAAGGATGGTGGTGGCTGGAGGTTTTCGTTTGTTCTTGTCCTTTCTTTTAAATGCC belongs to Lemur catta isolate mLemCat1 chromosome 14, mLemCat1.pri, whole genome shotgun sequence and includes:
- the UTF1 gene encoding undifferentiated embryonic cell transcription factor 1; protein product: MLLRPRRPPPLAPPAPPSPASPDPELQPAGEAPRTPPGRPASPDALEEPASPVSPGSAQRTPWSAWETELLLDTLLQPAVWRSLLLDRRQSLPTYRRVSAALARQQVRRTPAQCRRRYKFLKDKLREAQGQPPGPFDAQIRELMGLLGDTGRKRPRRPGRPQRGRRPASRAPAATLGESGAPPLPAARDPNADPAWTLRFSPSPSKSTDASRAPCSPPAPTPTALPNFIPGPGSPQDHVPVRAPASPPPPAPHATQEDADSPPGRPEERAPPQAAPSLNAALLQTLGHLGDIVAVLGPLRDQLLTLNQHVEQLRGSFDQTVSLAVGFILGSAAAERGVLRDPRE